A stretch of Paenibacillus sp. URB8-2 DNA encodes these proteins:
- a CDS encoding ATP-binding cassette domain-containing protein, with protein sequence MNILHKVGLKTDHYYRYSHEFSGGQRQRIGLARALMVDPKMMILSYPWMITALLQKCWLNRLQNLQVVP encoded by the coding sequence GTGAATATTCTCCATAAAGTAGGTTTAAAAACAGACCATTATTACCGGTATTCGCATGAATTTTCCGGCGGACAGAGGCAACGGATCGGATTGGCAAGAGCGTTGATGGTTGATCCGAAAATGATGATATTATCCTATCCGTGGATGATTACAGCTTTACTGCAAAAATGCTGGTTGAACAGGCTCCAAAACCTGCAAGTAGTTCCTTGA
- a CDS encoding LacI family DNA-binding transcriptional regulator, which produces MSKIQEVAKLAGVSIATVSRALNDSELVSPDTRKVVVEAAKKLNYNPNTRVKATKPKEGELSIGIIIPDIATFYFGELYQGIGKVAHENKVNVLLNDLYYHDTEKSGILSSINFMQKKGVDGIILASRSLSDQYDEELQQVKVPIVLVLGDHEQSHLPSFRIDDIRASFDAASYLVSRGHRSIGVISAPLTNKVAGERRLAGFKRAVDIYNLPFTEQHIAYGDMRYEGGYMAMKELLSSRDQTGITAVFAATDEMAVGAMRCIYDEGLHVPGDISVIGYDNLSISNMTTPKLTTISQPFADIGMEGMKHLVQVLREPRKAFEQGSHFLPYKLIERESVLEVREKK; this is translated from the coding sequence GTGTCAAAAATTCAGGAGGTAGCTAAACTCGCAGGAGTATCTATTGCGACTGTATCCAGAGCGCTTAACGACTCGGAACTCGTCAGCCCTGATACAAGGAAAGTTGTGGTCGAAGCTGCAAAAAAATTAAATTACAATCCCAATACCAGGGTGAAAGCCACAAAACCTAAAGAAGGCGAACTTTCAATCGGGATTATTATACCGGACATCGCCACCTTCTATTTTGGGGAGCTGTACCAGGGAATCGGAAAAGTAGCCCACGAAAATAAGGTAAATGTTCTGCTGAATGATTTGTATTACCATGACACCGAAAAAAGCGGCATTCTGAGTTCCATCAACTTCATGCAGAAAAAGGGCGTTGACGGCATTATTTTAGCCAGCCGTTCACTGTCGGATCAATATGATGAAGAGCTTCAGCAAGTAAAGGTCCCTATTGTGCTTGTATTAGGGGATCATGAGCAATCGCACCTGCCCTCTTTCAGGATAGACGATATACGCGCGTCTTTTGACGCTGCTTCTTATCTGGTATCCCGGGGACACCGGAGCATAGGCGTGATATCGGCGCCTCTTACGAACAAGGTGGCCGGGGAAAGAAGACTCGCGGGATTCAAGAGGGCGGTGGATATTTACAATCTGCCCTTTACCGAGCAGCATATCGCTTACGGCGACATGCGTTATGAAGGCGGATACATGGCGATGAAGGAACTCTTGTCATCCAGGGATCAAACCGGTATTACAGCGGTGTTTGCGGCAACGGACGAGATGGCCGTCGGGGCCATGCGTTGTATTTATGATGAGGGACTGCATGTTCCTGGTGATATATCGGTGATCGGTTACGATAATTTAAGCATTTCGAACATGACTACGCCGAAGCTTACGACTATTTCCCAACCATTTGCAGATATCGGTATGGAGGGAATGAAGCACCTGGTACAAGTATTGAGGGAACCGAGAAAAGCATTTGAGCAGGGCAGCCATTTTTTGCCTTATAAGCTTATAGAGAGAGAGTCCGTGTTGGAAGTCAGGGAAAAAAAATAA
- a CDS encoding ABC transporter substrate-binding protein, translating into MKKSKLLVLMLALLMILITACGQSASNTSSTPNEGNGTAPSPSAGSDSGSGSPLEEAYAGKYKGTTVKLFAKEIGEESVKFMDALQSFQEKTGITIEYEGNQSFESALSVRVDGGNAPDIAKISQPGLLANFAKAGKVVDVSTFLDLDKLKSNYNQSWLDMATMDNGSGGTMMAGVWHQALAKSLVWYNTKEFEAAGYEIPETYDELLALSDQMVEDGVAPWAIGIQSESSTGWVTTDWIEDYMLRTTSLENYDKWTRGELPFSSPEVKNAVQKMLDLWNKPNYVEGGVKSIVSTTLADATIPMFEDPPTSMMYKLASLAVNYFPSDVNEDDYDFFYFPPIDEKYGKPVLVGGEIMAMFNDRPEVRAVMEYFTLGESLKGWIEQGGVVAPHKDASLDWYANKVDRGVAEIIQNADSLRFDGSDLMPGEVGAGTFWKAMTDVVSGSVDLDQALKEIDESWPKSQ; encoded by the coding sequence ATGAAAAAAAGTAAGTTGCTCGTCCTTATGCTAGCTTTACTAATGATTCTTATTACGGCCTGTGGCCAGTCCGCTTCGAACACCTCCTCTACTCCAAATGAGGGGAATGGAACCGCTCCAAGCCCTTCGGCAGGATCCGATTCCGGCAGCGGCTCGCCTCTGGAAGAAGCCTATGCTGGAAAATATAAAGGAACGACCGTGAAGCTGTTCGCAAAAGAGATTGGGGAAGAATCGGTTAAGTTCATGGATGCCCTGCAGTCATTCCAAGAGAAAACGGGAATTACTATAGAGTATGAAGGTAATCAAAGCTTTGAATCGGCTCTCTCTGTCAGAGTGGACGGCGGAAACGCTCCGGATATTGCTAAAATCTCCCAACCGGGTCTGCTGGCGAATTTTGCAAAGGCCGGCAAGGTTGTGGATGTGAGTACCTTTTTGGATTTGGACAAGCTGAAGAGCAACTACAATCAAAGCTGGCTGGATATGGCGACCATGGACAATGGGAGCGGCGGAACAATGATGGCGGGCGTATGGCATCAGGCACTGGCCAAAAGCCTTGTGTGGTACAACACGAAAGAATTTGAGGCTGCCGGTTATGAAATTCCTGAGACCTACGACGAGTTGCTTGCTCTATCGGATCAAATGGTTGAAGACGGCGTAGCTCCTTGGGCCATCGGCATCCAAAGTGAATCGTCAACAGGATGGGTGACCACGGACTGGATCGAAGATTATATGCTGCGCACGACCTCGCTTGAGAATTACGACAAGTGGACAAGAGGCGAGCTACCGTTTTCTTCTCCGGAAGTGAAGAATGCCGTTCAGAAAATGCTGGATCTCTGGAATAAGCCAAACTATGTTGAAGGCGGCGTGAAGTCGATCGTATCTACGACCTTGGCTGATGCAACCATTCCGATGTTCGAAGATCCGCCGACCAGCATGATGTATAAGCTGGCAAGCCTTGCCGTAAACTACTTCCCTTCCGATGTGAATGAAGATGATTATGATTTCTTCTACTTTCCGCCGATTGACGAAAAATACGGCAAGCCGGTTCTGGTAGGCGGCGAGATCATGGCGATGTTCAACGACCGTCCGGAAGTGCGGGCCGTCATGGAATACTTTACACTCGGGGAGTCCCTTAAAGGCTGGATTGAACAGGGCGGCGTTGTTGCACCGCATAAAGACGCAAGTCTTGACTGGTATGCCAACAAGGTCGACCGTGGAGTAGCGGAAATTATTCAGAATGCTGACAGCCTCCGCTTTGACGGTTCGGACTTGATGCCGGGTGAAGTAGGAGCCGGCACGTTCTGGAAAGCCATGACCGATGTGGTAAGCGGCTCTGTGGATTTGGATCAAGCACTGAAAGAAATCGATGAATCCTGGCCCAAGTCTCAGTAA
- a CDS encoding carbohydrate ABC transporter permease, with protein sequence MNTMIRNSWGKTFLSLIVLLLNIAVHRLFWNLFRDFTMPIPVTIILALIWGVLGLYLTYYSLNWIVEQMNGRWKGKILPVVFIGPAVLLLAWLLLFPAIRTLLLSFFNADSSVFVGLGNYIAVFTERTLQMAIRNNLLWVLIGTSLSVSLGLIVAVLADRSSFEKTAKSILFMPMAISFVAIGIIWKFVYYYKPGDEQIGLLNAVVVALGGEPQAWIGLIQPWNNLFLIATMVWTQTGFAMVMLSAAIKGIPEEILEAARVDGANERIIFFQIIIPYIQSTIWTVLTTIVVFTLKIFDIIMIMTGGQYGTEVIATQYYKQFFNFRNFGYGSSLAMILMIILIPVIVYNLRMFKKEGRM encoded by the coding sequence ATGAATACCATGATTAGAAATAGTTGGGGAAAGACTTTCCTCTCTTTAATTGTCCTGCTGCTAAATATTGCGGTTCACCGTTTGTTCTGGAATTTGTTCCGGGATTTTACGATGCCCATCCCGGTAACAATTATTCTCGCTCTGATCTGGGGCGTTCTCGGGCTGTATCTGACTTATTATTCACTGAATTGGATTGTGGAGCAAATGAACGGCAGGTGGAAGGGGAAGATCCTTCCCGTGGTTTTTATCGGGCCCGCGGTACTTCTTCTGGCCTGGCTGCTTCTGTTTCCGGCGATCCGAACGCTCTTGTTAAGCTTTTTTAATGCGGACTCATCCGTGTTTGTAGGTCTAGGCAACTATATCGCCGTATTTACGGAAAGAACCCTGCAGATGGCGATCCGCAACAATTTGTTATGGGTATTGATCGGCACCTCCCTGTCCGTTTCGCTCGGATTGATAGTAGCGGTTCTGGCGGACAGAAGCTCCTTTGAGAAAACGGCAAAATCCATATTATTTATGCCCATGGCGATATCCTTTGTGGCAATTGGAATTATTTGGAAGTTTGTTTATTATTATAAACCCGGCGATGAACAAATCGGTTTACTGAACGCTGTTGTTGTGGCGCTAGGAGGCGAACCTCAAGCCTGGATTGGACTGATACAGCCCTGGAACAACCTGTTTCTTATTGCAACCATGGTGTGGACGCAAACCGGATTCGCGATGGTCATGCTGTCGGCGGCGATCAAAGGCATTCCGGAAGAGATTCTGGAGGCGGCCCGGGTGGACGGCGCGAATGAAAGGATTATTTTCTTTCAAATTATCATTCCTTATATTCAAAGCACGATCTGGACGGTTCTTACAACCATTGTCGTGTTCACCTTGAAAATTTTCGACATTATCATGATAATGACCGGTGGACAATATGGAACCGAAGTTATCGCGACGCAGTATTACAAGCAATTCTTCAACTTCCGGAACTTCGGCTACGGCTCTTCGCTGGCTATGATCCTGATGATCATACTGATACCTGTCATTGTCTACAATCTGCGCATGTTTAAAAAGGAGGGAAGAATGTAA
- a CDS encoding carbohydrate ABC transporter permease, whose amino-acid sequence MRKKHLSSKMIINGILLVICLIWIIPTLGLFISSFRMPDDIKQSGWWNVFPHREWKQVETVVLPAGTNLKGPLVIEGAATTDRKLRQGIELENGQRAKWENRRELSVAVLEKRWTVNWNFTLDNYISILQDKGLSSSGQQVKGLSKAFFNTLTVSIPATIIPILIGIIAAYGFSWMQFRGKRLLFSIVIALLVVPLQVSLIPILNDFLKLGINGTILSIWIAHTGFGLPLSIYFMYNYVSQLPKDLFESAHMDGANHLTIFQRIVLPLSVPALASFGIFQFLWVWNDYLVSLIFLGSQPERKVLSIYLSEMSGPYGNEWHLLTSSAFISIIMPLAVFFLLQRYFIRGLMGGSVKG is encoded by the coding sequence ATGCGAAAGAAACATCTTTCCTCCAAAATGATAATCAATGGAATACTGCTCGTCATATGCCTGATCTGGATCATTCCAACGCTGGGATTGTTTATCTCATCCTTCCGTATGCCTGACGACATTAAACAAAGCGGATGGTGGAATGTGTTTCCTCACCGCGAGTGGAAGCAAGTGGAAACGGTTGTCCTTCCGGCAGGGACAAATCTGAAGGGTCCTTTGGTGATTGAAGGAGCCGCAACGACCGACCGAAAGCTCCGCCAGGGCATTGAACTAGAGAATGGGCAAAGAGCCAAGTGGGAAAACCGGCGTGAATTATCCGTTGCGGTGCTGGAGAAGCGCTGGACGGTCAATTGGAATTTCACACTGGACAATTATATAAGTATTTTGCAGGATAAGGGGCTGTCCTCCAGCGGACAACAGGTGAAAGGCTTGTCGAAAGCATTCTTCAATACCCTTACCGTATCCATACCGGCGACCATTATCCCCATACTTATTGGCATTATCGCCGCATACGGCTTTTCCTGGATGCAGTTTAGGGGCAAACGCCTTCTGTTTTCCATTGTCATTGCCCTGCTCGTAGTTCCGCTCCAGGTATCCTTGATACCGATATTAAATGATTTTCTTAAGCTGGGGATCAACGGAACGATTCTGTCGATCTGGATCGCTCATACCGGCTTCGGGCTACCCCTGTCCATCTATTTTATGTATAACTATGTCAGCCAGCTGCCCAAGGATTTGTTCGAATCGGCTCATATGGACGGAGCGAACCATCTAACCATTTTTCAGCGGATTGTACTGCCGTTGTCCGTTCCCGCATTGGCTTCGTTCGGAATTTTTCAATTCCTATGGGTGTGGAACGATTATCTTGTATCCCTTATTTTCCTGGGAAGCCAGCCGGAACGCAAGGTTCTTTCCATCTATCTTTCGGAAATGTCCGGCCCTTACGGAAATGAATGGCACCTGCTAACCTCTAGCGCGTTCATCTCCATTATTATGCCGCTCGCTGTGTTTTTCCTTCTGCAGCGCTACTTTATCCGCGGTTTGATGGGCGGCTCGGTGAAAGGTTAA
- a CDS encoding glycoside hydrolase family 13 protein translates to MKTNWWKESVVYQIYPRSFKDSNGDGIGDLQGIISKLDYIENLGVDVVWLSPVYKSPNDDNGYDISDYRDIMDEFGTMADWEQLLREVHGRRMKLIMDLVVNHTSDEHQWFIESRSSKNNAYRDYYMWHPGKDGQPPNNWESVFSGSVWQFDENTGEYYLHLYSTKQPDLNWENEDVRKEIYDMMNFWLEKGIDGFRMDTITTLSKVPDFPDAPIVKEGPYQPATQYYINGPRLQSYLDEMKQEVISKYDILTVGETPGATPDEAIHYTNEETGFMSMLFQWEHIEADPGTGGKWEEDTWNMPEFRSAMTKWQNELEGKGWNTLYLSNHDQPRQVSRFGDDRGYWKESAKMLGTCLHMMKGTPFVYQGEELGMTNVAFGSIDDYRCVETRNMYRAAIAAGKDHESLMKAIHHKSRDNGRTPMQWDDSVNGGFTTGNPWIGVNPAYPQINAEQQLNDPDSIYHYYKKLISLRREYPIILWGIYELILNDHKHIYAYTRRMEEQTLLVINNFSGEAQRFVWDGISAYFNRQRLIGNYSPSGELSENMELRPYEAAVYLLHP, encoded by the coding sequence ATGAAAACGAATTGGTGGAAAGAAAGCGTCGTTTATCAGATTTATCCCAGAAGCTTCAAGGATTCGAATGGAGACGGGATCGGAGATCTGCAAGGCATTATTTCAAAACTGGATTATATCGAAAATCTCGGCGTGGACGTGGTATGGCTTTCCCCGGTATATAAGTCTCCGAATGATGACAACGGCTACGATATTAGCGATTACAGGGATATCATGGACGAATTCGGTACGATGGCCGATTGGGAACAACTGCTACGGGAAGTCCATGGACGTAGAATGAAGCTGATCATGGATCTGGTTGTTAACCATACCTCCGACGAACACCAGTGGTTTATCGAGTCCCGCAGCTCAAAGAACAACGCCTACAGGGATTATTACATGTGGCATCCGGGCAAGGACGGTCAGCCCCCTAACAACTGGGAGTCCGTTTTCAGCGGATCGGTTTGGCAGTTTGATGAGAACACCGGTGAATATTATCTGCATTTGTACAGTACCAAGCAGCCGGATTTAAATTGGGAAAATGAGGACGTCCGCAAGGAAATTTACGATATGATGAATTTCTGGCTCGAAAAGGGGATCGACGGATTCCGGATGGACACCATCACCACACTGTCGAAGGTGCCTGATTTTCCGGATGCGCCAATTGTTAAAGAAGGGCCTTATCAGCCGGCCACGCAGTATTATATCAACGGTCCCCGCCTTCAAAGTTATCTCGATGAAATGAAGCAGGAAGTGATTTCCAAATATGACATCCTGACTGTTGGCGAGACGCCGGGAGCGACTCCCGATGAAGCCATACATTACACGAATGAAGAAACAGGCTTTATGAGCATGTTGTTCCAATGGGAGCATATTGAAGCGGATCCCGGTACGGGCGGTAAATGGGAAGAAGATACATGGAACATGCCTGAATTCAGATCAGCCATGACAAAGTGGCAGAACGAATTGGAAGGCAAAGGCTGGAATACGCTTTATTTAAGCAATCATGATCAGCCGCGTCAGGTTTCCCGCTTTGGCGATGACCGGGGCTACTGGAAAGAGTCGGCGAAAATGCTCGGTACGTGCCTGCACATGATGAAGGGTACTCCTTTTGTTTATCAAGGCGAGGAGCTTGGGATGACCAATGTGGCGTTCGGGTCGATAGATGATTATCGTTGTGTAGAAACGAGAAATATGTATCGGGCAGCGATTGCTGCCGGGAAAGATCACGAGTCTCTGATGAAGGCGATTCATCATAAAAGCCGGGATAACGGCCGGACTCCAATGCAATGGGACGACAGCGTCAACGGCGGATTTACGACGGGAAATCCATGGATCGGTGTAAATCCGGCTTACCCTCAAATCAACGCTGAGCAACAGCTTAATGACCCGGATTCCATATATCATTATTACAAAAAGCTGATTTCCTTGAGACGGGAATATCCCATTATTTTATGGGGTATCTATGAATTGATTTTGAACGACCACAAGCATATTTACGCCTATACCCGGCGTATGGAAGAACAGACACTGCTGGTGATCAACAACTTTTCGGGAGAGGCCCAACGTTTTGTATGGGACGGAATTAGCGCTTACTTCAACCGGCAGCGGCTGATTGGCAACTATTCGCCTTCCGGCGAGCTATCGGAGAATATGGAGCTTCGGCCGTATGAAGCCGCAGTTTATTTACTGCATCCTTAA
- a CDS encoding HoxN/HupN/NixA family nickel/cobalt transporter, producing the protein MFANNGYAYFLVVLALHLLGGAGFLMATDRQPELWGLGLLAYSLGLRHAFDADHIAAIDNTIRKLIERKSNPLGVGLYFSLGHSTVVFLMVLAIAFSMNTFVFDNPALREIGGLIGTSVSGFFLIFIGLINVITLVKLWRGAWGAGGRTGGNFKSDHQSHQHGPKGIFTKCLAPALRMINKSWHMYPLGFLFGLGFDTATEVSLLALTAGTASQSFSIVGILSLPLLFASGMSFMDTINGAIMTRAYRWAFVSYKKKIAYNLILTGVSVVSALFIGIIQLVHLMEARWPKSAADWVNGLDFVYLGYALAGFLILSWIVSIIIWKGMKSRHAVDGT; encoded by the coding sequence ATGTTCGCAAATAACGGCTACGCCTACTTCCTTGTCGTATTAGCGCTGCATCTACTCGGGGGAGCCGGATTTCTTATGGCAACGGACCGTCAGCCGGAACTGTGGGGGCTTGGTCTTTTGGCTTATTCGCTTGGCCTGCGTCACGCTTTTGACGCCGATCATATTGCGGCCATTGACAATACGATCCGGAAACTGATCGAACGGAAGAGCAACCCTTTGGGGGTTGGCCTGTATTTTTCTTTAGGCCACTCGACGGTCGTCTTTCTTATGGTGCTGGCGATCGCGTTCTCAATGAACACGTTTGTGTTCGACAATCCGGCACTGCGTGAAATCGGCGGGCTGATCGGGACGTCGGTATCCGGTTTCTTCCTGATCTTCATCGGACTGATCAATGTGATCACGCTTGTGAAGCTATGGCGCGGAGCATGGGGAGCGGGGGGCCGAACAGGTGGGAATTTCAAATCGGACCATCAGAGCCATCAGCATGGACCCAAAGGAATTTTTACGAAATGCTTGGCTCCGGCTCTTCGAATGATCAACAAAAGCTGGCATATGTATCCGCTCGGCTTTCTGTTTGGACTAGGATTTGATACGGCGACGGAAGTTAGCCTGCTGGCCTTGACGGCTGGTACAGCGAGTCAATCGTTCTCCATCGTCGGCATTTTGTCCCTGCCGCTGCTGTTTGCCTCGGGGATGAGCTTCATGGATACAATTAACGGTGCGATTATGACCAGAGCCTACCGGTGGGCATTCGTTTCCTATAAGAAGAAAATCGCCTATAACCTGATTTTGACCGGAGTCTCGGTCGTATCGGCATTATTCATCGGTATCATTCAGTTGGTTCATTTAATGGAAGCCCGGTGGCCGAAGTCCGCTGCTGATTGGGTAAACGGGCTGGATTTCGTGTATCTGGGCTACGCTCTGGCCGGATTTCTGATCCTCAGTTGGATCGTCTCCATAATCATTTGGAAAGGGATGAAGAGCAGACATGCAGTTGACGGAACGTGA
- a CDS encoding urease subunit gamma: protein MQLTEREKEKLLITVAANLARTRLERGVKLNYPESVALITSEIMEGARDGRSVAELMEYGTRILTADQVMEGVPQMIHEVQAEATFPDGTKLVTVHQPIGS, encoded by the coding sequence ATGCAGTTGACGGAACGTGAAAAGGAAAAACTTCTGATTACGGTTGCGGCCAATCTGGCCCGGACCCGGTTAGAACGGGGAGTCAAGCTGAATTATCCGGAAAGCGTGGCGCTGATTACTTCGGAAATTATGGAAGGCGCCCGGGATGGAAGGAGTGTAGCGGAGTTAATGGAATACGGAACCCGCATTCTTACGGCGGACCAGGTTATGGAAGGCGTTCCCCAAATGATCCACGAGGTTCAGGCGGAAGCGACGTTCCCGGACGGGACCAAGCTGGTAACCGTTCATCAGCCTATCGGCTCATGA
- the ureB gene encoding urease subunit beta, translating to MVPGEYRVKPGKIELNAGRKSCEIRVTNLGDRPVQVGSHFHFFEVNRQLQFSREVAFGMRLDIPAGTAVRFEPGEEKPVPLTGLGGSKLSFGLNGLSNGPVEAGAMPDVIRKRISEWEGFGE from the coding sequence ATGGTACCGGGCGAATACCGGGTTAAGCCGGGAAAGATCGAACTAAATGCCGGGAGGAAAAGCTGCGAAATACGGGTGACCAACCTTGGCGACCGCCCTGTTCAAGTCGGTTCGCACTTTCACTTTTTCGAGGTCAACCGGCAATTACAGTTTTCGCGCGAAGTCGCTTTTGGCATGAGGCTGGATATTCCGGCCGGAACGGCCGTCCGCTTTGAGCCGGGAGAAGAAAAGCCTGTACCGTTAACCGGGCTTGGAGGGAGCAAGCTTTCGTTCGGGCTGAACGGATTATCGAACGGTCCCGTGGAAGCGGGCGCAATGCCCGATGTAATAAGGAAGCGGATCTCGGAATGGGAGGGATTCGGTGAGTAA
- the ureC gene encoding urease subunit alpha — translation MNRSAYAGMFGPTTGDAVRLADTELWAEIERDYTVYGDECKFGGGKVIRDGMGQSANALRDDGVLDTIITNAVIIDHWGIVKADIGLKDGMIVGIGKGGNPDIMDGVHPDMIIGASTEVIAGEGKIVTAGGVDAHIHFICPQQIETALSSGVTTMIGGGTGPATGTNATTCTPGAWHMRRMLEAAEAFPMNLGFTGKGNASSAGPLAEQVEAGAIGLKLHEDWGTTPSAIDTCLQVADEYDVQVAIHTDTLNEAGFLEDTLRAINGRTIHTYHTEGAGGGHAPDIIRAASEQNVLPSSTNPTRPFTVNTVEEHLDMLMVCHHLDSKIPEDVAFADSRIRPETIAAEDILHDLGVFSMISSDSQAMGRVGEVILRTWQTADKMKRQRGPLAPDTVSDNFRIKRYISKYTINPAITHGISHLVGSVEAGKFADLVIWSPMFFGVKPDLVLKGGSIAYAQMGDPNASIPTPQPVMGRPMFASYGKSVEQSAITFVSKAAFENGIVEQLGLRKRVEPVRNCRGVAKKDMIHNDCTPKIEVDPETYKVTVDGVPAVCEPADKLPMAQRYFLF, via the coding sequence ATGAATCGAAGCGCGTATGCCGGCATGTTCGGTCCTACTACAGGCGATGCTGTCCGGCTTGCAGATACAGAGCTTTGGGCGGAAATTGAACGGGATTATACCGTGTATGGCGATGAATGTAAGTTTGGCGGAGGAAAGGTGATCCGGGACGGCATGGGACAGTCCGCTAATGCCCTACGTGATGACGGTGTTCTGGATACGATCATTACGAACGCGGTGATTATTGATCACTGGGGAATTGTAAAGGCCGATATCGGACTCAAGGACGGAATGATTGTCGGGATCGGTAAAGGGGGAAACCCGGACATTATGGACGGCGTTCATCCGGATATGATCATCGGGGCGAGTACGGAGGTGATTGCGGGGGAAGGAAAAATCGTCACGGCAGGCGGGGTGGACGCCCACATTCACTTCATATGCCCGCAGCAGATCGAAACCGCCCTTTCTTCCGGAGTTACCACGATGATCGGCGGAGGAACAGGCCCCGCGACCGGCACGAATGCGACAACCTGTACTCCGGGAGCGTGGCATATGCGGCGCATGCTGGAGGCGGCGGAAGCCTTTCCGATGAATCTCGGATTCACGGGCAAAGGCAACGCTTCGTCGGCAGGACCGCTCGCCGAGCAGGTTGAAGCCGGGGCTATCGGACTAAAGCTGCATGAAGACTGGGGAACAACCCCTTCTGCCATTGATACTTGTCTTCAAGTGGCGGACGAATATGACGTTCAGGTAGCCATTCATACCGACACCCTGAACGAAGCTGGATTTTTGGAGGATACCCTTCGGGCGATTAACGGCAGGACCATTCACACCTATCATACGGAAGGTGCAGGGGGCGGACATGCGCCGGACATCATCCGCGCTGCTTCCGAGCAGAATGTGCTTCCTTCGTCCACCAACCCAACGCGGCCTTTCACGGTCAACACCGTTGAGGAGCATTTGGACATGCTGATGGTCTGCCATCACCTGGACAGCAAAATCCCGGAGGACGTGGCCTTTGCCGACTCCAGAATCCGTCCGGAAACGATTGCTGCTGAGGATATTTTGCACGATCTCGGAGTGTTCAGCATGATCAGCTCCGACTCGCAAGCGATGGGACGCGTAGGTGAAGTTATACTCCGGACCTGGCAGACCGCGGACAAGATGAAACGGCAGCGCGGACCGCTTGCTCCGGATACTGTCAGCGATAACTTTCGGATTAAACGCTATATTTCCAAATATACGATTAACCCGGCAATTACTCATGGCATTTCCCATCTAGTCGGTTCGGTGGAGGCAGGGAAGTTCGCGGATTTGGTCATTTGGTCGCCGATGTTCTTCGGAGTTAAGCCGGATCTTGTACTCAAGGGCGGCAGTATCGCCTATGCCCAAATGGGAGATCCCAATGCATCCATACCGACGCCTCAGCCGGTTATGGGCAGACCGATGTTTGCCTCCTATGGAAAATCGGTGGAGCAAAGCGCCATTACCTTTGTATCCAAAGCGGCCTTTGAGAATGGAATCGTGGAGCAGCTGGGCTTGCGTAAAAGAGTAGAGCCCGTCCGGAACTGCCGCGGAGTTGCCAAAAAGGATATGATCCATAACGACTGCACTCCGAAAATCGAAGTGGACCCGGAAACCTACAAAGTGACGGTTGACGGTGTTCCGGCCGTGTGTGAACCGGCGGACAAGCTCCCTATGGCGCAGCGTTACTTCTTATTTTAA
- a CDS encoding urease accessory protein UreF: MIPWLAVQQLLDSALPIGGFSHSFGLETAVQEGRIRNMLELEKYLGTMILQSWSTADAMVVKAVYETADGQDWKRLWHVERLVHLQRIGSETRSGVEKMGRRLLQLAVVIHPAIDWSPLQKAHESGECLATHPLVHGFICLRLGLSLEQAVQGYLYTCIVTGTGSALRLLSVGQTECQALITRLSPVIGQGWEIARELRPEDAYGNVPVSELYAARHETLYSRLFMS, encoded by the coding sequence ATGATACCTTGGCTGGCGGTTCAACAGCTTCTGGATTCCGCATTGCCGATAGGCGGTTTTTCACACTCATTCGGACTTGAAACGGCGGTGCAGGAAGGACGGATCCGCAATATGCTGGAGCTGGAGAAGTATCTTGGCACGATGATTCTGCAAAGTTGGTCCACTGCCGACGCCATGGTCGTTAAGGCCGTTTACGAGACGGCCGACGGGCAGGATTGGAAGCGGCTCTGGCATGTGGAAAGACTGGTCCATCTTCAGAGGATCGGATCCGAAACGCGTTCAGGCGTGGAAAAGATGGGCAGACGCCTGCTGCAATTGGCTGTCGTTATCCACCCTGCGATCGACTGGTCTCCGCTGCAGAAGGCGCACGAGTCCGGAGAATGTCTGGCTACCCATCCTCTTGTCCACGGCTTTATCTGTCTCCGCCTGGGATTGAGTCTGGAGCAGGCGGTGCAGGGATATTTATACACCTGCATCGTTACCGGAACGGGCAGCGCTTTACGCCTGTTATCCGTGGGTCAAACCGAATGCCAGGCGCTTATTACGAGGCTTTCACCCGTAATCGGACAGGGATGGGAGATCGCAAGGGAGTTGCGGCCCGAGGATGCATATGGGAATGTGCCGGTCTCAGAGCTTTACGCAGCAAGGCATGAAACGTTATATTCCAGGCTTTTTATGTCATAA